The DNA region CCATAGAAGGTCTAGCCTCCTCAGGATGTCTGCACAGGCCCGGGCTTGGCGGACACTCCTCGCACAAGCGGCAAGGACCGCAACCGAACGCGAAAGCCCTCTCGTGACCGTCCAGAAATATCCTGCGCTCCAGTTTTGCCACAATCCTGTTGACAGGAGTGCGCTCATCCCCATGCACAAGAAGCGCGCAGGTGTAATTCGAAAGCATGTCCACGGTCTCCTCAGGCGCGGGAGAGTGAGGGGGACAGGTTAGTCTTTTTCCGTATCCGTCGCACCCGAACTGACACTTCTCCCGGACCCACTGGGCGACGACTACGGTCTTTGCTTCGATAATCTTCGCGTCAACGGCCTTCAACCCCAGCGCCGCGCGCACGTACGAGTCGTATCCGGCTTGCTCCATAAAAAGATAATATACGGGGGAGGGTAGGGTGTCAAGCGGTAT from bacterium includes:
- a CDS encoding DUF2284 domain-containing protein codes for the protein MEQAGYDSYVRAALGLKAVDAKIIEAKTVVVAQWVREKCQFGCDGYGKRLTCPPHSPAPEETVDMLSNYTCALLVHGDERTPVNRIVAKLERRIFLDGHERAFAFGCGPCRLCEECPPSPGLCRHPEEARPSMEASGIDVFSTVKAHGFPLEVLKNEQEKPNYYGLVLIE